From the Papaver somniferum cultivar HN1 chromosome 2, ASM357369v1, whole genome shotgun sequence genome, the window ATAGTTGTATCAGATGGAGAAGAAGTAACTATGTCAATTGTAGCAGGTGTAAGAGGAAAATCCAGTAAAACTGTATCAGTGGAAGAAGTATTCTGCATTGATGAATAAGGAAAAGTGTCTTCATGAAAAACTATAGGTCTGGATATAAACACCTTGCCATTTGTAGGATCTAGACACCTATAACCTTTGTTTTGAGAGCTATAACCTATAAAGATGCATTTATCACTTCTTGGTTGAAGTTTATTAGAAGTATAAGGTTTTAGCCAGGGAAAGCACAAGCAACCAAATGTTTTGAGAAAGTAATAATCTGGTTCTCTGTGAAATAATCTTTTGTAAGGAGCATCAAATGACAATGATCTAGTAGGTAATCTGTTAATGATGTAATTAGCAGTTGATAGAGCATCATACCAGTAGTCCAAAAATAAaccagattgaattaagaaagtCCTTGTaatttccaataaatgcttgtgcTTTGactctgcaacaccattttgctcaGGTGTATGTGGAAAAGTAATTTCATATGAAATCCCAGTATTAACTAAAATAGTCTTCAAGCCGTTGTTGACAAATTCTCCACCACCATCTGttcttataatttttattttaagatTCAAAAAATTCTCCACATTAGCCTTAAACTGAACAAAAATTTGCTTAAAATCTGATTTCAGAGTTAAAGGAAAAACCCAACAAAACTTTGTGTAATCATAAATGATATTAACATAATAGTTGAATCCATTTACAGAAGAAACTGGTGCAGGACCCCACACATCCATATGAAGAAGTTGTAATGGAAATTGCGAAACAGACATGGacatagagaaaggtttcttatGACATCTCCCTAACAAACATTCAGTACAGTATTGAGGTTTCTTTGTAAAATCTGATACATTTATGAGTCTAGAAAGTCTAGAAAATGTTTGAAATGAAGGATGTGCTAGCCTTCTatgcaaagttgttgtagtagctTTAGCACAATGCCATGCAGTGGTAGTTGGTGTTGAAGGATGAAATGGAGAATCTGTTGATGTTGAAGTAGGTAATATGTCACATGTCAATGGATATAATCCATTTTTACTGGGCCCTTGAAACAATATCCTCTGAGATTGTATATCCTTGACAGTGAAATCAGAACCAGTAAAAGTAAGGGAACAATTATTATCACTTGCAAATTTATGTACTGAAATTAAATTTTGTGTAGCTAAAGGAACATGAAGTATATTATGTAATCTGAACTGTTGATGAGGAACTGAAATATTAGAAGAACCACAAGTAACAATGGGCATACCTTGTCCATTATCTGTAGTAATAGACTCACCACCATTGCAAGAAGAGGTTGAAGCAATATTTGAAGGATCAGAAGTTAGATGATGTGTTGCCCCTGAATCAACATACCAAGGATTTTGACCCATAATATTTGCAGAAGCAAACATTGCTTGTAGATTTCTTGGAGGATTTCTTCCCTGATAGGAGAAATTCATCATGCTCCAACACTCATCAGCAGCATGTCCatatttgtgacatatttgacatGTTGGTCTTTCCCCTGAAGAAATGGATGTAGAGCCAAAAGAAGGAGGTCTTGATACATAAGTAGGATAAgaagttgttgtagttgttgcAGGAGAAGGTAGAATACCAGCACCTCTACCAAATCCTCTACCATGGTAAGAATTACGACCTCCCCTGTGAAACCCTCTTGAATTTCCTCTACCATTGTTTGAATTAGAAGCATAAAATGCTTGATTGGTGGATTCAATAGAAGTACTTGCAATCTTACTGTTAATAACTAATTCTTCACTCAGAAGCAAATTATGCAATTCAAGACTAGAGACAGGAGGATTTCTCATTCTCACAGATGTGGCAAAAGAATTAAAATCAGCAGTTAAACCTCCTAAAGTAACCACTACAATCTCAGCATCAGATATAACAGATCCAGTAGCAACCAATTGATCAGTTATGGTCTTGATTTCATTAGTATAAGCAGCAATAGTAGAACTTCCTTTCTTGATATTCATAAGTTTTGTTCTCAATTAAAAGGAATGAGTAGAAGAAACTCGAGCAAAACGATCAGATATACCTTCCCAAAGCTCATAAGAAGATGTTGCAGTAGCAAAATAAGAGATAACAACATCAGAAATTGTTGAGGTGATCCACATCATAATTGTCGCATCTTCATCCATCCAATCTGTATACAATGGATTCTCTACTCCATTATTTGCATTGGCAAGATTTGTAAATTGAGGTGGACACTCAGAAGAACCATCAAGATATTTCATGATCTTGAACTTTCGAATTACAAGTAACATCAAAGCTTTCCAGATGAGAAAATTATCATCTTTGAGTTTTAATTGAACAATACTGGTTAATTGATTAAAAGGAATTTTAAAGATCGAGTTAGCTGTTGGATTTTCCATTAAAAATATCAAGAAAGCTTAAAGAAAGAATCAAGAAAATTTGAGAATGACATCTAGAATTTCTAGAATGAAGAAATTGATTGATTCGAATACTGTAACAAAGAAGGAAAATAAGAGAGATGATAAGAAAGAAGATTgtagaagaagaagcagaagcagCAAAGATCAAACCTTGAGAAATCAGAGTTTAGGATTTCTCATCTGATACCATAGTTAcacagaaaaaaagaaagaaagtatTATATTGATAGAAACAGAAAAGATATCTCAAAGAAATATCCATACAGAGTTTATATGTAGACAACAATAGATGATTAACACGTGTATCAATCTCAGACATCCAACAGAATAACGGAAACTGTAATAACAGTTATATACAACTGTAATAAAGGTAAGCCAATTAATGTTACTACAGACCATGTTGAAAAAAGTATTCAAACCCAATGAGTAAGCAGGATTTCGTATACATGAGATTCTCATCATAAAATTCCTAGTAAGTCGCTCCTGAATATGGCGGGGACAAATAACTGTGGATACCATGAGCATTCAGAAAAACAAAAGGAATCATCAAAATGCAGTCACAGACcgggaagattttttttttttttttgaaggaaacagaAATTTATAGATGAATTTTTACCAATAACCTCGGACAAGTCTTCCTTGTTATTCTATCAGAAAATATAACCTCGAATCCACATTTATTATTACACTTTTACATCATCAGTGTTGTGTATAACATGTATGATTAGCTAAGATTGTGACTGCTAAATAGGAGGTAGTGAACTCGATTAGAACTTGTTTTACCATAGCAGCAATCTGATAGATGAACTGCTCAACTAGCTGGAAGTGCAATGGCTGACTCATGACACACCTCTGGTTTCCCGTTGTTAATGTGACCGTTACTGTTCTCCGATTTCCATTCTCTTTCAGCTTTTGCTTCATCTTCGTTCATCAATCTTGAGAATTCCTCGTGATCGTAATGCAATTTAGCTCTTCCACCAAACTCAGCTGGAAGGTTCTCATCATCAAAATATGTCTTCATAAGCTCCACGCTATCTTTGTTCTTTGGATAGACAAATTTCACCTTTGCAAATGTTTTTGCATCCAAGAAGTACTTCACAATCTGTATAGGAAATTGTGCAGAATATAATGAGGAAGATTGAAGCAGAAAATTAAGATTGAAATATTTCACAAAGAGATGTAATGAAAAGAGAGTAGATCTCAGACCTTCCAACTTGCTTCAAATATCCTTGGAGGGTTGTACAAAAATGCTACAGCTAGTCTCTCGGGGTAGTGGTTCTGTAAAATGTTAATAGTCTCTCTAGAAGTTTTAACTGGCACAGCATTGCTCATTGACCATCCTGTGAAGTCTATTAGCCATGCCATCTGCTCTTGATCCTTGGGAAGATTATAAATAGCATTTTCTAAGAGATATACTAAATGGCGCATCTGATTTTCACATCCTGTTGTATTCTGCAAAACAAGTCATATCATGAGGTTAATTTCTCATAATCCATCAAAAGGCCCATGCTTAACTTGTGCGAGTTAGAGTGGTTTACTACAGAACCTGCATTCCCGGTCTCAGTATAAGAACAGTTCTCCCTTGTCGATCAAAAAAATTTGCTCGGTATGCTTTGCCTGTCTCACCTTCAATTGCGATGTCATTCTGATAACCAAAATACATTAACAGTCTAAGTGCAAGCTTACGTGAATCAGTGTTTGTTCTCTGTTGTTATTTGTTAAGCATCTTACAGCTTAACAAGTACTATAAACAATAAAAAGATTGAAGGTACGAAAAAAAATGTTTAACCTCTTACCCAACGGATACTGTCAGGCTTAAATGTTGACCTCCACTGAATTGTCTCTTCTAACATTTTCATTGCCTTGTCTACGTCCCAGTTTCGAGCTTCCAGATACCTTTTCAAGCATGCATCGGTGCAGAAGTGTTCACTGGCTTTGGTTAATCTCCCCATAGCAGCTCTTAGCTCATTGACCTGCTTAGAGAATAATAAGTTTGCTTATTTTCAGATAACATAGAGCCCTACTGCAATTGATATCACACAACTGCTAAATCTAAATGCAGATACCCTAAACATGGGAGTGTTGCAATGAGCAAATGTCCCATATTCAGCAAGTGCAAGAGTCTGCAATTTTCATTAATTTGAAGAAAATAGCAACGCGAAAGTCAATACAAAGCCAGTTTATCGATTGATGTAGGTTGAATCAGATATGGGGTTTCCCCTAGCATGAGTGGAGAATAAATAAAGAAGTTATTCTGATTACCTTTTCATCAGCCTGAAGCTGATGAACACATTCATTCTCCTTATGGGAATTCTTTCTCCAAAACATCATGACTGCTCCTTCAAATCTGAAACAAGCAAGCATAAGACAAATTAAAATTGTCAAAACCTCTGGGAATCTTAGTTTTCAAATTCATATTTTTGGTTgtataaaaaaaaactcttttaaCATCTGAAACCAAGTGTTATTCGTTCCACCATTTTCTGCTACGTTTCTTAGAATTTTTAGTTtagagaaagaaataaaatagtCATGTATATATCAAATTCGGTTCCTTGTCCAGAAAATTAGCGATCTTTCATCATAGTACTTACTTAAATCAACAATCGAGATAAAATTAATCAAGATCTAACGAAAAACGAACTAGAAACAATCTACATAAAAGTAACACGACTTAAGAAGTGAGGATCACTCACAGAATCCCTTGGAGGAAAATATCTCCAATCGATCGAAAGAATTGAAAATGAATGAATGTGTGGTATTCCAATATGTAAAAAGTCAATTGAGTTGAGTTGATTACAACTACAAGAGTACCAGAGAGAGACAGCAGCAGAAGCATGGGTTTAGTTAGACTAGTAAAGGCCAGGGAGGGGTAGTATGTGCTATGTAGTTATGTTTTTGTCCTTTTAATAATACACAACGTACTTGTTACTATTTTTTTTGGGAGAAATTCTCCAATTTAGTCGGACAACAGAtttgtttttgaaaaataaacaGTCCTACTATCAGGATCCGATTCATAAAAACATCCTATtgttacaaactattaacaaaatgatCAAGAAAATTAAGTGGTGACTCACAGTTAAATATGTTATTGAAATTACCATGTGTCCTTCGTATTTATCCTTCCATACACAATTTTAACTTTTGATTTCATTATGATTTTTTGACGGTGGTGCTatttgtaggtggtggtggtgccgcTTACATATCGTTACACTGCATTCAGGATCGTAAAATCGCATTCACCCAAAGGGTTCACCGCTTCCCCTTCGGGGTTTAGTAGAGATTCTTAAgctttcaccaccaccaccactgcttCATCACCACCGCTTCAACCAATTAGTTAACTAGGAAAAGATAACACCGTTTCATTCAAAAGTGTTTAATCGGATGGAAAAAGACCATTTTGTAAATGAATTACaaaagtatgatcattttgtgaccgaattatAAAAAGTATGACCATTATGTAATTGGCCCTTTGTTTTTCCgagtccaatttttttttttaagcaacgGCCTTCAAAAAGGTTAATGGTCCTCCTCAACTGTTGGAAGGATCCAAACAGGAGGTGTAGACCACTACATGGTAGAATTGTTTTTCTTTGCCTATAGAGCAAGCTCATGAGCAACAGAGTTACAATAACGAGGCTGGAAACTAAAAATACAGGCAGATaacttagaagaaaaaaatagaatgTCTTTAAAGATAGCATCCGTTCGCGAGTCTACAATCAAAATTCCCAGCTGAAAATTGGTCGATAGAGATTTCGCGTCACTTTATATGATGATATGAGTTAACTGTTGCTCCACAGCTTTCTTCAGAATTTCCCAGATGGCtcttgcttcatcttcttcagcaGAATGAACATCAAAGACTAAGGAAGCACAAAAGGTTGCTTTTTTTGAGAAATCTCGCATCACATACCCTGCACCATTTTCTCCAGAGATATCATCAAAAACACCATCAGTATTACATTTAATCCAGCCAAAAGAGggggcatccatttatcacaaaTACTAACAGGCATGGTAGAAGAGATAGGCATACTAGAATTCCTAATTTTCCTAGTGAGGAGCATAGCTCTGGCTCTAGCTAGGACATCAGTATGGTTTTCCTTaatattttggaagatgaaattgtttCTGTAACGAGcgtatatttcacatattcttctgattggttgattatttaactgattTTTCCATTACccttcatgtttagaatcacgaccCTCATTACATAACTTCCTAAATAAAATGAAGGGTAAAAattgaaatgtgaaatatacactcgttaagaAGTGTGCACCAATTCGCACTATGTTTTTCCTCTTTCAGGTTTCCATTCTTGGTTTGTTGCTATTAATTTATTTCTCTTTGGCTTCCGACTCTCCGTCTTGTGGCGCATAACTACAGTGCATCGGATACATAAACTAACGGTGAGGAAAGTTCCCGATGATCAACCAACAATAATGTAATGAGTTTCGACTTTACTAAAGGTGATAATCCCATCTATAATATACATAAATTAGaaataatttctaattttattaaaaCAGACTGATCTTTGTTTTAGTAACCCGCAATTAAGGGATACTTATATTAATTagggatagaggaaaaggacaGAAAAAtggatttaaatatcaaatcatGATCATCCTTTATCTATGTATTTTAACTAATGCCTAATCTAcctctcactaatcaggtttaatgtttaattataattaagAAATTTATAAGATTAGATGACCGCTGCCACGGTGGGACGGCTGACCGAAATAATTGACACAAAACTAAATTTTGTACTCAAAATTTAGTTTCTCATAATGACACGGAATCAGACTTGTAAATTTGTAAAGTGAAATTGTAAAGTTCGACCGGTTTACTGTTTTAACTCGCCGTATTCCAGTCCCGATCAAATTTTACCTATAATCTGATTGTTCCCGGCCGATTCCATTTCTAAATCCGGGTATACATTTCTACGACGCGCGTCATTCTTTTCTGCTCGCAAGAAGGCCcgcataataaaaaaaataaaaatgaaaataaaaaaaaagaattataaaTGAATTATCAACAATTCGGTAAtttaagaacgcgcgattgggggatacttgggggatataaattactttccCAACCAATAGTATGTGTTATGAGGTGTTTTTGAggggaaaaaaaactaaaataccgttccctcaaaataaaaatcaaaaagcttaaaatcaaaaaataaaatcatatcccccatttcgatcttcacctcttattaatctcttttagggttagggctttgaaacctaaatattccccactccctttcaaattctaaattttccacACTCCcctttaaattctaaattttcctcactccctttcaaattctcttctccttctctgccggctcctcactttgaaaatgattttttttaacattcggaagtgatgaagaccatgccggtagtgatgaagatcatgccggaagtgatgaataccatgccggaagtgatgaagaccatgccggtagtgatgaagaccatgccggtagtgatgaagaccatgtaggaaatattttttttacatcgccggaagtgatgaagaccattccggaattgatgaagaccatgccggaattgatgaagaccatgccggaaaatggttCTGGCATGCCTGGTAACTAATATTCAATGCCGTAACTAAgtgtcggcatgctcgatagaaatctatcaatgacGGCAGTCAAGTGGAAAAAAGttcaattttctggatactttattTCATGTGCCGGCAAAGAAATTCAAGCAACATACCATGCCGGTAGCAGTATCGGCATGCTCGAAAATTAACTGACTGTGCCGGCGGTGGACAGAATACCAGAAAAAATTCAAAACGGAATAGGTTTTGAAttttaaaaccagaaaaaaattctACGAGACGTTGTCTCCCACCCTGCCGGGAGGGGCTATGCCCCCCCAGACCCCCTGAATAGCGGTAAACAACTTTTGTACCGGCatggttttttggttgaatactatgccggcttgaatttcaaaatgggggataagctCAGTGCCgccatggacgtggtatgaataccatgccggtatggctgcttccggcattgtattcataccacgtccatgccggcacggagatttttcagctgcaaaaatggtggattcaaagaaaaaaaatcaaattttcaacctcttggCAGCAAttttctcttcacaatcatcctccattttcaccaaaaaaatgtTCCCTCTCAAAtactttttccctccttctactctcacctcactcacccaaatacaaataaaaatacacattaatcatttatcaaataatcttattAATTTACTAATTATAATTAAGCACTAAACATGATCAGTGAGGGGTAGATTATGTAttaggtaaaatacttagataaggagtgaccctgatttgatatttaaattcagtttttgtccttttcttctATCCCCAATTAATTTTAGTATTCCAAACGCGCGTCCTAATTTAACACGGTGTCCCGTATAAAGAACAGTTGGTGCCTCTCACCACATACAACTAGTCACTCCACGTGTTACTGACACATGGTCACCACCACCGTCTCTTCCAATCTCCGCCGGTCTCTCTTTCTATCACGATTGATGATTTAATGGACTTCTGGGTTGTCTGGAAAACGTCATACTcgatcttttgcttcttcttagTAATTTTAGATGTTTGTTATGAGTTTGATTATAATTGTTTGTTATCAGTGTTTGTATAATTGATTGAAGTAGAATTAGTTAAAGCCTGTTATCAGTTTGTGTAcgatttattgaatgaaaattgTAGTGTTAAGGTGGTGTTGATGTTTTCACTGGTtacggtggtgggtggtggtgggggTTATGGTGGTGCTACTGGTGTGGCAGTGGTGGTGGAGATTCTGATTATTATTGTGATTAGGGTAGAGATTTTGGCTATGAACGATTAGATTGGAGaatttggtggtggtgttggttacGGTGATGGTGAAAGAGTGGAGAATCTATTGATGGTAGTGATGGTGGCGGTGGTATTTTTGGTTGTGCTtatggtggcggtggcggtggtggtggtgctggggATGTGCAATGGCGGTGGTTGTAATCATTGTTGGCGAGAAAGATTTCTTCTGTTGTTCGTTTGGTAGAAAGAATAGAAGATtacggtggtgatggtggtgatgggGATGTGCAACGTCGGTGGTTGTAACCATGTTGGCGAGAgagatttttgttgttgttcgttTGGTAGAAAGAATAAAAGATTAGAGATAGGAAGACGAATAAGAAAAAGGGAGGAAAAATGACAATTTTGGAGGTGGACGGGATTCGACGCCGGGACCTCTAAAACTACTCTCGTGTTTTTGTGTTTCTCATTTTACAAAAATGTCCTCAACATTTCAGTTATTTACATCTGtttaaagaatgaaaaaaaattaaagagggactgtgtcgtgctttcatcgttgaaccaaatccaatcttttgtGTCTAATTGGAAAAAAATGTCATGCTTTACATTGACACAAAGTCACCATATATAgggtcctccctcgcttcgctcggtcggtccaattatttgataaatgattagtgtgtattattATTTGGGTGAGGTGAGtttagaaggagggaaaaaattgagagagaatttttttttttgtgaaaatggtggATGATTGCGacgagagaattgctgctaaatctttagctcaactacaacaaggagtaTATCTTGAATCTTCGGCTAATGATAACAATTCACAATTGCAATTATTTGTGGAACCACACCCTTAGATCATGATTTTTGTGAGTATGAAGTGTTTCGTGAACAACCaacacaagaaagtaaacaagttcaacatacaatcactcccaatactcaggtaTAGGTGTTAatgtgttgaaaatttgattttttttctttgaattcaccgttgttgcagctgaaatagctcggtACCGGCATGGACGCAGTATGAGTACAATGCTGGCAGTACCAttgccggcattgtattcatactacatCGATGTCGTCCAATAATATCCCCCATCTTGACATGCAAGCTGGCattgtattcaaccaaaaaactatgctgGTCTTCGGCAAGGgttttgagatataaatcttccagcaaggcttCGTAAGACGCATGCTCCTTTTCTTTATCTGGCAAATGTTGTGGCATCCCCGGTAAGTTTTTTCCTCTGTGGGATTGTTTTGAGTCTTCGTTTCCAGCTGGACTACGTTGTTCTTCTCCCCCCTGTGGCTACGCGTTCTTTCTACATCTCCGCTGGTGAAGACATGGCCTCCAGCTAAGGATCCAGCGTTTCTTACATCGGCGTTTGCGATACTCCCGTGGTAAATGCTTGCGGAGACTTCTTGTAATTGAACTGCTATATCGCTCAAAAGGCGGAACGTCTCGCTCTGTcttctagcgataccagcttgatttGCCAGGATATCCTCAACATCCTAACCACACTTCCCATGATGTTTGAATTATCCGTAGCTTCTGAAGAATTTAGCGAGTGAGGATATATCGTGAGATAAAAGTTGGGATTGATGAaaatgaataggttaatgatCAAATTGGACCTAAGATCTATCCCTTCAAAATTGAGAAgactggaatgaatattgagaattcaattttgcaaccgagagattaatctcccactgtggtcgccaattttttatgggtgaaaactatttctgctggttttagtaattttgggtgtgtgtggatgagaaatgaatataaaccctaaacaaatgcgctgcacgggagtgctttctgattcgagagatcaatctatacaattctggtctaaaccaagaaatggatgttccagatttgtttcggtcacaaagtgaaggagatggggttgatcttagggagggaagcgaaggaggtgttgagattgtgaaggtattggatttatgacttgtatcagaatgatgaaatggcttgcaataatgtaagcaatcaaatctggatgttttctggatacggaaGACAatccttggtttttctgtgttgtttggaaataggtgaaggacctatttatacaagtcattgagcgcaaactcccatctcgtaggaagtggggaaagttgagtgatggagtagtggggtcatgtgagtgattgcacgatcacgtcttagcccacttccttcatcatcttaaccgtccatgcctcctgacacgttcttgtaaatgggcgcgtcgcatgccgcacgctgtaaaccgccagaccaataccccagtttgtcacatgtttgatgtctcgagtgagtgggtcaagtcgtggacCCGCAGAAAATAGCTCGTGATGCTATtatgttaaataactaagttatttaagaaatttatattcatgaaatatcgtgtatactcgatgcatgcaatgcatcgaaaacaatcaatatgtatgaagcatcgttgttttaaagcttaataaagtaagtcgcggattaagcgtcttaaaatagcagcatgttcaaacatctttaagggatcgtttgaaggccgcatgaGCGGGCCATCCCTTGGCAGATCACTCCCTGtgtagagtgacggacggtgatcaccaaggtgcctcattggttGTTTAAATCTtagcctaggctgtccgaccaagctggcaaagttggacggacgagatctacggcacatgtttgcgaccgttgatggattttaaggtttttaagaggtgcggaagcatcactctttagcttgaccgaaatcaagcatggacaaaaATTTTGgtaggaccgaccgggcatgcgtgtagatggcttgccagtgtacaagtccatgccactctgtctcgtgaaggtgcgatctaggccactcaatttttctggaaaaggtgagtggtcgtgatcgatttgcgacagaaatcctttgccgcaaaggattttagggggccacggcatgccatctttgggcgcgcgtttcgaggtgcCTGGCCATGGTTCACCTTGGCCGACCGGTTACATGCGCAGTTGGGCCCATGATGACCATGTTGATGCTCTacggacctccttagtctatatctataccctccatccgaaaacatggatggtcatgatcaaactgcgacatatatgtaatgccataaaccctaattagggttttggatcagtcacgcgtgcgcaactttggccaaacgatttggcaggctatgctcctcctttggggagaccgaccgtgcGGGGCCCatattgggccgacggtgaacttatgtgttcctgcccgatggtcctaggcgtgatctaagccatccaaacatgctggcaaagttggatggttTTGATCGacttaagacgctagtgggatttccgcgaccctttaagcatcacgtcaaccatacttcgagcaagcgttcattgctctagggataggtcgtgagaaaaccgatcaggtgggtgaggagtgAGCCCGCTAATGTGTGCATTAACGCTTCACTTATCAatcgtgggatgatctaatccgtccgaccaggctggtgaagttggacgatcatgatgattttaagactgctttgagcggTCTTGCTCGTTTGATCCTCCCCCAAAGCAACGCATCCATCCCTCTTTGGGGCGGACGTTTGACAGGCATTAGGGGTATaacgt encodes:
- the LOC113349862 gene encoding phosphatidylinositol transfer protein 3-like; amino-acid sequence: MLLLLSLSGTLVVVINSTQLTFYILEYHTFIHFQFFRSIGDIFLQGILFEGAVMMFWRKNSHKENECVHQLQADEKVNELRAAMGRLTKASEHFCTDACLKRYLEARNWDVDKAMKMLEETIQWRSTFKPDSIRWNDIAIEGETGKAYRANFFDRQGRTVLILRPGMQNTTGCENQMRHLVYLLENAIYNLPKDQEQMAWLIDFTGWSMSNAVPVKTSRETINILQNHYPERLAVAFLYNPPRIFEASWKIVKYFLDAKTFAKVKFVYPKNKDSVELMKTYFDDENLPAEFGGRAKLHYDHEEFSRLMNEDEAKAEREWKSENSNGHINNGKPEVCHESAIALPAS